The following DNA comes from Nicotiana sylvestris chromosome 10, ASM39365v2, whole genome shotgun sequence.
CCTTAGACAAAGCTCCCCACCTGATCCTCAACTGACCCCGTATaaacctcttcttcctcttcatcaaGATACCGACGTCCATCACTAAGAGCCTATGTTGAGTTGCGAGGTTATCACTCGGGATCATCTTGCAATCCTCACACAACCCCCTATCATACCTCCTAAGGATGAGGTAGTCAATTTGAGTCCTAACAACCATAATTCggaaagtaaccaaatgttcctcCCTCTTCGGAAACATAGAGTTCACGATCACCAACTCAAAAGCTCTAGCGAAATCCAACAGTGAGGTACCACCCCCGTTCCTATCACTAAAGCCGAAGCCACCGTGTACCTCACCATAGCCACCAgcagatgacccaatatgaccattgaaatcccctcctataaATAGCTTTTCCGTAGGCAGAATACCCTGCACCACCTTATCCAGCACCTCCCAGAAGCACCTCTTAACCTCCTCGTCTAAGCCTGTTTGCGGCGCGTAGGTCATTACTAGTAAAAATTAACCAATGATTGTTACTCCCGCTGTTTCAGTTTAGATGACACATTTTTTTATTAGtacgttccaaaaagaatgacacatttttacaattgaaaataattcaacttcAAACTCTTCATTTTGCCCATTTTACTCTTAATGAGAAGtctttatagtcacacaaatgtcatggcctcacaaagcttttaccccttaaacttttaagaccacaaattttaAGTCTTTTTTTTAACTCCGTATCGAGTCAAACTACCTTATCTAAATTGACACGGGAtacaaatttaaaagaaaaattagTCAATGATGGAAAGTTATTTTCAAGAATTTGTGGAAGAAGCCAGTGTACTTTTTCTTTTGCTATTCTTTTGAAGGGGAAAGAGCATTGCACAATTGCAGTACTTTTAAAGAAATTTCATGGGCTAGTCATTGCTTTTGCAATATGCTATTaaaaaaactttttacttttttgcATGCCTCATCCACAAGGAAAAGTAGCATTTAATCAGTTATAAAAGTGGTGGATTACCCATGCTTGCACTTATTATTAACCCCTTTTAACTTTTGCTGATATCTATGTATTAGCCAATAATTTCCAATAACTGCTTTTTGGACCACCTTAAAGCCTTTTCAAGTGTTTTTGGATCTCCAAATAGTAAGGATTATATTCTGACCTGCTCCAACCTAGACGTTTTTACATCATTAGTTTGGTTTCTTAATTAAGTGACTTAGACTCTACATTGAATTGGATTATTGAgtactaattaactttccatATAGAGAATATTCTATAAACCActtgagagaaaaagaaaaaggaaaaaagaaaagaattaaccGTCGCAATAATGAGTTTATGCAAAAGTTATGAGTGATGAGTGGGAGAAGGAATATTAAAACATTGTCATTTGTGGATGCATGCATGCCTGACTGTCATTTTCTAGTTCAAACTTTTAACTCTAATTTGCGAACCAAATATCAAACAAAAAGGGATCGGGTTTTTGGAATGGTTTCGATATTATATGCGAAAAGTAGAGTAAAAAGCAACCCATTATACAGTAAAGCATTTGGCACATTCATGCTAGATTCACCAAAGAAAATCTTTCTGTTTTTCGCTCCCCTCCTCCTCCCCCCAAACGCACACACGCACACACGCACACAAAAAAAAACTAGCTATAATtagattttctttttcccttttatgTGCAAACAGAACAAGTAGGCGTTTGCACACTATTACATTTGGTTGAAATTTAGAAGGGGAAAAAAAAGATTTGAAGCTGAAGTTAAAAAAAGTTTGATTTTTTTGTTCTTCAAATATTCAAAATATTAACAACTTTGAAAAGAAATTTTAAAAAGATAGACAACATTATTAATTTAAGGCGGACCATATACAATTGTTAGTTAAGTATACTGCTAGTTTgaacaaaatataaaataatattgtCAAGTCCTATGAGCTAATTAGTTAGGTCATTTTTAATGTTCGGCATCTATAAGAGTAGGCTTATAGTTGTGTAACAAACGTACATTGCTATATGCAAGGCAAACCCATGATTTGAGCATGATGGAGGCATTACTCTATTAtcttatcgtgaaaatggtaatgacaATTGAATTTAATTTGTggctctaaaaatacgtgatatatttttatgctagttgttaggcgaTGAGTGCTAAGTAAAAGATTACAAGACAAGATTATAGCTTAAAAACGATGCAATAGTCGAACCAAACGACTggagatcggggcctcgagctgtcGTATATGTGGCCTCAAGGTCGAGTTGGGTGGCCGGCTTGGAGTAGTTGAGGGTAGTCGATGGAcaactaacagttataataaaatcaatgacggctctttatggccaataataaacaataaataatgaacaataaatagagcacaatgaatgtaagcaataaatggaagcaatgaaatcaagaaaatatgttagagagcagagagaatgctcttgtatatttagtattgagcaacagatgtctacaaaatgacaatgatcccctttatatatgaggatgAATCCCAACATATTACAAATGCATTAATTAtaaagatatggggctggtacaaccatttaatgcttTGATGCAGGCTTAGAGtagcctgacagactttgtcggctctagctatgcgtcttgggaacttcccactttTTCACCATAACCGTTGATCTATACTGCCCCGAGGTCGGGCGTCGATAGCCCCTCGGGGGTGAATCTCGACCATAGCCTTGAGCCTTTGAAAACATGTTCACGAAGCATCGTAATgacggaaaattggaccctccgattttaccgtatacagatagtccacgTGTTTTTTAGACTGGAATGAAAGTAACGACTTCGATATCTATCTCTTCGATCTTCTCATGATGATGCCATACTTATGACGTGAGCCTTTGTGATAACCGAGGCGTCCCGTCGGTCCATCTTTTCAGAATCATTCAATGCACTGCCAATTCTTATTCTTCAAAGCGATAATGTCGCTGCCGATCTAGCTCCCAAAaacgcattgattgcgcctgccgATACGTCTTTCAAAGGCATTGATGGCGCCCTGCcaccctttctataaatgggagcCTCCTGGAACTAATTCTTCATTCAAATATTCTTCAACAGCCTTTCACCCCTTTCTTCTCTCCATCCTCGTCCATTGTTATTTCCCATGTttgaggcccgtggccttaaggtTACATGGCAGTGTTCTTCTCAGTTACGCCGTGGCCTTTCTCCAGGGTTTTTCCTTACCGAGCGAGATTGTActgatttgttgttgttattgaccTGAGGTGATGAGAGAGAAATCTCAAATTATCCTCGCATTAGTGGATATGAGGACTATAAACTTCTACTCATCTCTCTTGACTACCCGGTGCAGTGCctcactccttttgctttccgtggagtaaggtggtactatctactaattgttgcatcccgcaccggtgtaacgtctcaagaagtggcttcacaatagtagtgctggtgaaatccatactagccagatttttcacccagccacttcttcatctatttctgcttcttttgcGTCACTTTCCTCTTCTCCATCTTCTCCCTTGAAGATGCCATTTTGGAAGATCGAGATGAGACCCCCGAGGAGATGGTGCTCGAAGATAGTGCCGCCGAGGATGCACCCCCGAGAATAGATTAGGCTCTTGGCTTTTACTATATGTATACTattttgcttctttatttttgtgtAAGGACCCCCCGTggacttttgtaatcatatgtaaggacccttcgtgggcttttgtaatcttgtgcttatgaatacaaagatgtttcttcaatttgtctctgaTTTATGCTATATTTCTTTTTATCTGCGTTTGTGAAGAATCTAAATGCATGACTCCACCGAATGGTGCGAATATCGAGCCGGGGTGCAAGTATTTCTTCTGGCTCTTGATTGATTAATACGATTCCTCATAGAACCCTTTGCCGTTCCTTGGGCTGAGCCCGGATCGGTTTGATAAACTCGGGTCGTCAGGATCCCCGAATTTGAGTTAAATGAGTGTAGGGCTTCGAACTTTCAGTACAAGACTTAGCCTTTTAGACCCCGCGATAATCCTCGAGGGTGGAGTTGCTAGGATGCCTGAGAATAAAGATAGCCTTGAGGCATTGCAGATAGATCCCGGATGAGGGCTTACCCAGGTTTAGATGGTATCTCGAGGACAAGCCCATAAGAGTATGTTTTTAGAGCTTATCTTCTTTTTGAGAGAGGCCCTCGAGATCTGGTACCATCTCGAGCCTTGCAATGATATTAATGGCCCCTTAGAGCATATCTTCTTCTTGTGGAGGCCCTTGATATCGAGTACCATCTCGGGACGTGTAGTGATGTCAtcggcttcctggagcctatcttcttcttggtggaagtcctcgagatcgggtaccatcttggGACGTGTAGTGATGTCATTGGCTTTCTGGAGCCTGTTTTCTTCTTGGTGGAGGTccttgagatcgggtaccatctcgggacttgtaatgatgccaatggcttcttggagcctatcttctttttgtcgaaggtcctcgagatcgggtaccatctcgggacctGTAATGATGCCAATGGCCTCCTAAAGCCtatcttttttttggcgaaggtcctcgAGATCAGGTATCATCTCGGGATTTGTAATGATGCCAATGGCTTTCTGGATCCTATCTTCTTCTTGGcgaaggtcctcgagatcgggtaccatctcaagGCTTGGTTGATGCGGGGGTGTCTGACCTCAAAACGTCGTATGGCGGCGTCAAGTGTATGACATGGTTAAAAAATGACCGAGGCAATCCCATCGACACATCTTACCGAAGCGATAAAAGCTTTAGCCAGTATTTTTAATTGGTCTTTGAGGCAGGTGGATAGTCGTCactttttccatatatagggttgtctttGCCTTTTTGAAGATTCCGTTATTCTAGGTAGTTATCCTCTTTTGCAGAGTTCTCCTTTCCTGCGTTAGGCCCTCCCATCATTTCAGTTTTGACGCTCTTGCTCAAATTCCCACTCCAATTTTCTAGTTTTACCAACGTCATTACTGCTACATCAGGGTTCGCTCCGCAAGGAGAAGGGAGTTTCGCCTCTAGTTCCCGCCTAGTTGGCAGTGTGCCGTCAATGCCAGACGAGTCATCCTCTGGGCATTTTGTttcgggggaggggggagggggggaatCTCTCGTTAGAGGAGTCTCCCATCGTTCGAGATCATTGGTAGTACGCCTCGAAGTTTACTTCTTTAATAGGAAAGGAGCACCTTGAGTCAGTGAGAAAGGActgtggatggggagaaaaggtagTATTATGGGTACCTTCCCCGTAGGAGAGCATCGTGGATCATGCCGAGTGGTTTCTGAACGTGTATGGGTTGTGATTGAATTTTGTAGAAGGTatcaggttaccttggcgcaggctcacccatccctttggaggatagtgctgatgataaggtactttgcgGATAAGGCTGGGCTCGaattcacccttagccatctTGTTAGGTTATATCGGCCCCTGCATTATCGGGGCTTGATCACTCTGCGACATCGATCCACCTGGTCCCCTGCCGTTAATGACGAAAAAGACGAGGATCGAGGGCGGATGAGCCGGTTTGTTCGATCACGGACAACCGATATTATCCCTGGAGAATTTCTGCCATTTTCTGAGAACTGGAATTTCatacgtaagtggtacacttgtatTTTTATCGCTTTGTCCACAATGGAGGTGGGGTCCATAAAgatgttttttcatttcattcccTTTAACGATTCCTTAATTGCCGAACGAGGTTCCTGACCT
Coding sequences within:
- the LOC104226519 gene encoding uncharacterized protein; its protein translation is MTYAPQTGLDEEVKRCFWEVLDKVVQGILPTEKLFIGGDFNGHIGSSAGGYGEVHGGFGFSDRNGGGTSLLDFARAFELVIVNSMFPKREEHLVTFRIMVVRTQIDYLILRRYDRGLCEDCKMIPSDNLATQHRLLVMDVGILMKRKKRFIRGQLRIRWGALSKDNAQELEGRLLNMGA